The nucleotide window GTTGTCGGCAAGCATGGATTCCAGCAACTTAGCACCAAAGGCGCCAATAAGCCTGTCAGCGGTTTTAGGGCCGATGGTAGGCAACTGGCAAAGCGCCTTTCGTACGAGCTCCTCCAGGCTCACTGGAGCGCTTTTGGGGCGCATTAGGGTCCACAGGGGAGAGCCGCAGGCTTTGCAGCCCGTCTGACGCGCCTGGGACTGAATAGCGATAGCGGAAGTTAGCTCGCCATCGTCGTTCAATATCCATTCGCCACAAGCAGGGCAGGCAGGGTGTTCGGTTGCCAGTGCGAAGCGCCTTGACCGATCATCCACCAAGTCCTCATTCACTAATCGCCGAAACTTACGAAGAGTGAAAGCATGTCGCCAGTGATACCCCATCCGCATCCGAACCCGGCCGATAATAAAAAACTCCGGAGTCTTATCGGGCTCAATCCTGAGTACCTGGCGCAGCTTGATCAATTTGGCCAAAGTGTCTGGCCCGTTGAGCACCCAAACACGAGCTCCGGGTATGGTCTCTTGGATTTCTCGTCGCCACTTGTACACCAGGTGAGGGGGGCTAATAACCACGGTGTGTTTGTACCCCTCATGGCGAGCCACTGCAGCCAAGCAGATGGCCATCATGGTTTTGCCCGTCCCCATTTCAGCATTCAATACTGCGGCTTTCTCATGCTGATCAAAGAGCAGCGCTGATAGTGCCTGTACTGCATTTGCCTGTGCTTCAAAGGGTTTGCGGATAAGGGTCTGCAAAACCTCCATCCGCTTAGGGTCCGGCATACCGGAATACACTGGTGGGTTATCCCTTTCCACAGCAGCCATCAAATCGCGCCCAAAATCCTGGATGAAATCGGCGAGCGGAATTACGTTCGCAGTTTCAGTTGGATTAAGCTCGTGATTGAGTTCGTCATCAACCTCAATATTTTCGATTTGCATAAGATTTTCTCACAAAAAAATCCCCGCAAAAGATTCGACCCCTGCGGGCAAAATCCCGCAGGGGTAGGTGGTGGCCTAACGGCCGATGAGTGTGCAAATACACACGATAATGAACACAGGCTCACGCCTCGCCCCTTCCACCGTGTTCACGAGGGGCTTTTAATCACCAAAGGTTACGTTGGTGAGGTACATCCGAAGCACTCATAAGCAAGACCTGTGACTTGATCGCATCCGTGACTAATGACTCGAACTCATCACCAGGCAGTTTCACTCGATATCCCGCTACGCCTTCGCCATCCAGGGAGTGAATCCAGCCCCGGTCGAAAAACTCCGGTACCAGATAGTCCTGCCAGTGATCGAGCAATGGAAGCTGACTCAAATCTTGGATGGCATGCCATAGGCGAGCGCGGACTTCCGTAGGGTCATCCTTGAGGCCACTGAGCACATAACATTCACCACTACCACGATCTGCTCGCTGCAGCGCTGGGTCAAAAACCCAAACATTGCAAAGCGAACCGAGAACAGTAGTAACGGGTGTGCGGCCGGTAAGCTTGGTTAGGCGATCCACCTGGCCTGCAGTGATTTTTTTATGGAGAGCACCAGCTGGTGTTTCCAAGGTAAAACCACGCAAACCAAGTTCATCGCTTCCTGGGAGAGAAAGGCGCGCAATGAACTCTTGCAAAACCGTCTCACCCCCCCAAAAGCTACCAAACACCCACCGCTCACCTTCCAGTGCATACGCATCAACAAACAATGGCGCCGACGCTTCAGCAACGTTGTAGAAGTTCATAAATATCTCCTAACGAATCGTGAATACCTGGCCAAACTCTGCCGAGGTGGGTTCAACATCAATTGCTTTGATAATGGGCACAAACCTATCGGTCAATACCCTCGTCTCCTCTACCGTACCATCCTCATTTTCTGTGATCTCCAAGGAGGATTCCTTCTCCTTGTGAGTACCACCTTTCACGAGAAGCTTTCTGCCACCTGCCGACGTTACTACGCCAGACACCTGACCAGCTGCCAACATCAATGCCAGGTGCCAATCGGAAAGCGCCCGGGCAGGCCTTCGCTTAACAACGGATCGTTGCTTGAAGTGCTGCGCAAAGTCAGTCCATAGGCAGGGGTGTTGCCGGGAAACCTCTTCGACTTGCTCCAGGGTCGGACGAGAGCTCCGAATTTCCAGTGTCTTGTTTTCCATCGCGGTCGTAACAACCGGTATGGCATAAAGACGATCAGGAATCTCCGGAAGCAACGGAGCCAGGTCTCTGTCATTTGCAATAGCGATCAAGTGATTCACTAACGCAGCAGAGGCCTGACCATCCGTTCGCCGACGATGGCCAATAACCACAACTTGCTTGAAGCGCTCTTCCGGGAGACGGTAGCAACTCAGTTCATCGAGGCTACGAACTAACTGCCTAGCCAGGTGCTTATCGAGAACATAGTGCGGAATGATGTAAATCAGCAATCCGCCAAAATGCAGCATAGGAAGTGTCCGAGACAGAAAATACTTCTCCAGTCGATCTCGCCCCGCCGACGACCTATCGCGATATACCTGGTCGGTGATGCGATCACCGTAGGGAGGATTAAGCCAAAGCAAATTGAACTGCCCTGAGCTCACGACGCAATCCTGGATATCGGAATGCACAACATGATCAAGTAAAGTCTTCGCATTGAGCGCGCGTTCGGCCTCATACTCAATACCCGCAGAAAAAGTATCTACATTGAGGGTGTGCAAATAATTTGCACATTCAGCCAACGCGATACCTTCTCCACAGCATGGGTCGATAAGACGAACCTTGCCAGGCTTTACATCGAACATTGCGAGCAGTCGCTCAATCGTGGTTTCATCCGTAGGGAAGTAACCGTTTTTTATAAAATTGCGGGCGAGGCGCTGAAAAATTAAGGCCATAAATTACTCCTTAACCCAGTGTTGCTCGCTAGCAACGAAGCGATAGCCGTTAGCTTTAAGATGGTCTTTTTGCTGACGAAATAACGCGCGATTGATGGTGGGATCAAGCTTGACGCAATTTCCCAAGGGATAAAGAAAACCAAACAAACTTTGGAGTGTGCTGTCCTCATCCAGGGTAGGAGCATCCTCAATGAAATGTGTTGGGTGGCCGCTGCCGGCCAGTTGCCCCAACGGGAGATCAGCCATGTCCTCTTCAAGTGGATCTTGCTCGAAACTTTCTGCGAGCACCGGTTGCGGTGACGCGTCGCGCTTTAACATGATCGCACTCAAGAACGCACGAACTTCAACAACCATTCGTCCTGAGTGAAAGTAGCTGTTCGGCTTGATTTTCTCGATGACAAAGTCACCGGTGTAACTGCCCTCATCGAATTCTTCTATGGAAGAATCTTTGACGGTAAATGAGCCAATTGAACATTCGAGTGTGCCAACATTGAAAGAGCCAAAGCGACCCTCAATCGAGCGAATGTTGATTGTTCCTGGAACTGAAATCATAAAACCTCTCCTACATAAAAAATGCCCTGCAGGAGTTCATACCCTTAGGGAATGAAATCCCCAAGGGCGATGATCGAATCAAGCTGTTGCTCCGCTACTATTTCAGATTCTCCGAGTAGCTTTTAAGATTGGCTGACGCCAACTTAAATTCATTTCGAAACGCACCGCGCGATGCGCTTTGAGATGAATTCGGTCACTCTTTCGAGTGACTGAAATCATTAGATAAGACCTTTCTCCGCAAAAGACGTTGAGCCACTTGGCCCAACAATAATGTGATCGATGACACTCACAGCGATGAGTTGCAGAGCGTCCTGCAAGCGCCGCGTAATGTTTCGGTCTGCATCGCTAGGCGTTGTGTTACCGCTTGGATGATTGTGGCTTAGAATACAGCTTGAAGCATTTAGTTGAAGCGCACGTTTCACAACCTCACGAGGATATACGCTTGCTTGGTCAATGGTTCCTAAAAATAAATCTTCTGCTGAAATTAATTGATGATTGCTATTTAGGAATAGAACACAAAATATTTCTCGTTCCGATTGGCCTAATCGCAAGCGAAGATAATTTGAAGCTATTTCTGGTGAAGTAAAATTTTCCGCATCCGCCATTTTCGCTTCCATTATGCAAAAAGCTGCATGCACTACTTCATCTGCACTGTTGTAGGTGAACATAAATATCTCCCGAAGATAAGACTTGCCTCCAGGAACAGCCACCCGTCCGGATGTCCCGGAGGGGTGAGTGTAGAATCAGGATTTCTCCTCGCTGCTATTTCAGATTCTGTGAGCAGCTAAATAAAATTGGCGACGCCAATCTATTTCAAATAACTCTCTTAAAAGCGATTTGAAATAAAGCCCAATCATTGATTGGGCGCGGCACTCACTTTGGAAAAATTTCCTCCGCAATTCGTTCAATAACGTCGTAATTCATTTTCGCTATGCCTGCTTTCTTCGCGCGGATGCGCAGGAAAACGGTCATCGCTTGATCTTCACTTAAATCGCGACGAACTCTTGCGACGTCGTCTACATGCCATCCGTAGTAGGAAAGCTTTTCCTCCGGATTGGGGTTGAGGTAATGTTGAACTCGCAATGCGAGATCATAAGTGCTGCGAAAATTTCCGAGCTGGGTATTTGGAACCTGGTTTAGCGCTTCGAGGCAGTCCGCCAAAAATTGACGATCTACCAAAACCTGTTGCAAATTTTTCGCTTTGTCGTTTTGAGACATGAAAAGCTCCTTGTGAATGCAAGGAGAAACCCCGTAGGGGTTTCCCCCAGGTGGGTTAAGGTAAGACGGATTAAACCGCTTGTGGATAAAGAACATCTGCATGT belongs to Cellvibrio zantedeschiae and includes:
- a CDS encoding JAB domain-containing protein yields the protein MFTYNSADEVVHAAFCIMEAKMADAENFTSPEIASNYLRLRLGQSEREIFCVLFLNSNHQLISAEDLFLGTIDQASVYPREVVKRALQLNASSCILSHNHPSGNTTPSDADRNITRRLQDALQLIAVSVIDHIIVGPSGSTSFAEKGLI
- a CDS encoding DUF3275 family protein yields the protein MISVPGTINIRSIEGRFGSFNVGTLECSIGSFTVKDSSIEEFDEGSYTGDFVIEKIKPNSYFHSGRMVVEVRAFLSAIMLKRDASPQPVLAESFEQDPLEEDMADLPLGQLAGSGHPTHFIEDAPTLDEDSTLQSLFGFLYPLGNCVKLDPTINRALFRQQKDHLKANGYRFVASEQHWVKE
- a CDS encoding DUF6094 domain-containing protein, which codes for MALIFQRLARNFIKNGYFPTDETTIERLLAMFDVKPGKVRLIDPCCGEGIALAECANYLHTLNVDTFSAGIEYEAERALNAKTLLDHVVHSDIQDCVVSSGQFNLLWLNPPYGDRITDQVYRDRSSAGRDRLEKYFLSRTLPMLHFGGLLIYIIPHYVLDKHLARQLVRSLDELSCYRLPEERFKQVVVIGHRRRTDGQASAALVNHLIAIANDRDLAPLLPEIPDRLYAIPVVTTAMENKTLEIRSSRPTLEQVEEVSRQHPCLWTDFAQHFKQRSVVKRRPARALSDWHLALMLAAGQVSGVVTSAGGRKLLVKGGTHKEKESSLEITENEDGTVEETRVLTDRFVPIIKAIDVEPTSAEFGQVFTIR